One genomic window of Cannabis sativa cultivar Pink pepper isolate KNU-18-1 chromosome 2, ASM2916894v1, whole genome shotgun sequence includes the following:
- the LOC115720541 gene encoding uncharacterized protein LOC115720541 translates to MSATLATHHGGDGDGRDPPDPSRVPSSCESVPPPVRKGRGVAANANLEKKRREAGKPLPVEVDLETGKVVGTEASNYVRFLGQQVSMLCPGGHLNFSDVPQQYKDQVLNRIRYYFDIDGNPHRELLMRTLYSVMAERYSERKTLRHKHFKQHYKKPEDWDTVLKFPPDYLNTETWKPVCELFVSEAFLNRSTKNKSNRQLMKYPTTQGTKSLASIRHGMGGTPGEHVVDAWKEIHVKKPSGTFVNELAAKDYVSD, encoded by the exons atgtcTGCTACGTTAGCGACACACCATGGTGGGGATGGTGATGGCAGGGATCCCCCTGATCCTTCTAGGGTACCGTCGTCCTGCGAATCAG TTCCACCTCCGGTTAGAAAGGGTCGTGGGGTTGCCGCAAACGCTAACCtcgaaaaaaaaaggagagaagcTGGTAAGCCCTTACCGGTGGAGGTAGATCTTGAAACCGGCAAAGTAGTTGGCACTGAAGCCAGCAATTATGTTCGATTTCTTGGCCAACAAGTGAGCATGTTGTGCCCGGGTGGTCATCTAAATTTTTCCGATGTACCCCAACAATACAAGGATCAAGTGCTCAATCGAATCAGA tACTACTTTGATATCGATGGGAATCCCCACCGAGAGCTACTTATGAGGACTTTATATTCGGTGATGGCGGAGCGGTATAGTGAGCGAAAGACGCTCAGACACAAGCATTTCaaacaacattacaaaaaaccagaagattgggacacagttctcaaattcccccctgactacttgaataccgagacttggaaaccggtttgcgaattgttcgttagcgaggcatttttgaatcgttcaactaaaaataaatcgaatcggcaactaatgaaatatccaacaacGCAAGGCACAAAATCGTTGGCGTCCATACGCCACGGAATG GGGGGTACTCCTGGAGAGCATGTAGTTGACGCATGGAAGGAGATCCATGTGAAAAAACCGTCTGGAACTTTCGTTAATGAATTAGCTGCAAAAGATTATGTAAGTgattaa
- the LOC115720540 gene encoding spermidine coumaroyl-CoA acyltransferase, producing the protein MAPFCVVRKDFELVKPSIPTPSEVLSFSTIDNDVNMETISPTIFVCQSIITTNNNNNNAEEDPAKLIKQTLSEVLVHYYPLAGRLKRHTHDGRLRLTCNTNGVPFLEATADCTLSSLSYLDDLNFEIAKEFVSTSTPADFIDEKTGYAPLIMQVTKFSCGGFTIGFGLSHSVSDGFGAAQFFQAIAEVSKGKKLSVKPVWERERLVGSPIKEPIKVDNGLFPAKSPYLPFSDVVDECFYVKSESIKRLKESLAKEMNSVHCSLTTFEVLAAYVWRARLRALKLNPDGITTLFFATGLRKVINPPLPEGYYGNAFLTSAVEITGKELDEKPLSEVANLIKEKKKDVFDNNYIRKSIDVLETELVTRQNEKIKATGALMAVTDWRNLGLVVEEIGFGWKVVNVTTLQWECFGSVDLCTFLPPPKSDPSMKNAVGILVSLPRPAMTKFKEEMNDLMVIN; encoded by the coding sequence ATGGCGCCATTTTGTGTTGTGAGGAAAGATTTCGAGCTTGTAAAGCCCTCAATACCAACTCCTTCAGAggttctttctttctcaacCATTGATAACGATGTTAACATGGAAACAATCTCCCCAACTATCTTCGTCTGCCAATCAATAATTACtaccaataataataacaacaacgcCGAAGAAGACCCAGCTAAGTTGATCAAACAAACTCTGTCCGAGGTTTTGGTGCATTACTACCCTTTAGCAGGGAGACTCAAACGACACACCCACGACGGAAGGCTTAGGCTCACTTGCAACACAAACGGCGTGCCGTTTTTGGAGGCCACAGCCGACTGTACACTCTCTTCACTAAGTTACTTAGACGATCTCAACTTCGAAATAGCCAAAGAATTCGTCTCTACTTCAACCCCAGCTGATTTCATCGACGAAAAGACCGGTTACGCCCCACTCATTATGCAGGTCACTAAATTCTCTTGTGGGGGTTTCACTATTGGATTTGGTCTCTCTCACTCTGTTAGTGATGGGTTTGGCGCGGCTCAGTTTTTCCAAGCCATAGCTGAGGTTTCTAAAGGTAAAAAGCTTTCGGTTAAGCCGGTTTGGGAAAGAGAAAGGCTTGTTGGTTCACCTATTAAAGAGCCTATAAAGGTTGATAATGGGTTATTTCCTGCTAAATCGCCTTATTTACCATTTTCTGATGTTGTTGATGAGTGTTTTTATGTGAAGAGTGAAAGCATAAAGAGACTAAAAGAAAGTTTAGCTAAAGAGATGAATAGTGTTCATTGTTCTTTAACTACTTTCGAAGTACTTGCTGCTTATGTATGGAGAGCAAGATTAAGAGCATTGAAACTCAACCCTGATGGGATAACAACTCTGTTCTTCGCAACTGGTTTAAGAAAGGTTATAAACCCTCCTTTGCCTGAAGGGTATTATGGGAATGCTTTTTTGACTTCGGCTGTTGAGATAACTGGTAAAGAACTTGATGAGAAACCGTTATCTGAGGTGGCCAATTTGATtaaggagaagaagaaagatgTTTTTGATAATAATTACATTAGAAAATCTATTGATGTGTTGGAGACTGAGTTGGTGACTAGACAGAATGAGAAGATTAAGGCCACGGGTGCACTCATGGCTGTTACTGATTGGAGAAATTTGGGCTTAGTTGTTGAGGAAATTGGGTTTGGTTGGAAAGTGGTGAATGTTACAACGTTGCAATGGGAGTGTTTTGGGTCCGTTGATTTGTGTACTTTTTTGCCTCCTCCAAAATCTGACCCTTCGATGAAAAATGCCGTTGGGATTTTGGTTTCACTTCCTAGACCAGCCATGACCAAGTTCAAGGAAGAGATGAACGATCTTAtggttattaattaa